ATTGCAGCCCACCAACAATGTACCTTACAAATAATGTGTATTGATTTTTTACATTGCCTTATGCATATTTGAACTTTTTTAAAAATGACTCGATATCTCTGAAACTGAATTCAACATTGGGATAAACTAGTTCGATATTATATAAGGAGATTGTGAAACAATATATATACCCAAAATGTTGCAATAATTATGTCCAAAATGTTAAAATGTACATtttgaaagtgcatctaggtcCATAAGTGGGTTTAGACGTATTGAATGATAAAatgattaaaggactaacttgtttgtTTAAGATTGTGAGCAGGAATTTATTTCTGTATTTTTTATGAAGATATTGTCTCATAATTCGAATGTCTAGTATATGGCTCACAATGAAGTTAGCAAGCAAGTATGTGATCCCGTGATGCAAATTtatgatcaatgacaagcaaggGTGAAGTACAATTGGGGATATGTTATCATGGTTGATCTATAAATCTCCAAACCATGTGATAGCTTCATTGACAAGTGAAGGGATCATTAAGTAAAGAAAACTgatattcacaaatggatatTGTAAGATTTTGTGTGTATATGATAAAGAGACATGGGCTCATGGGTTACATATTGGTCTCATTATTGGAAGCTTGCAATTCATGGGATATTCTATTATCAATCAAGAATAATCACTTGAAGAGGATTTCAAAAGGGAATTCATTGTTGATGTTAAAAGCAAAACTAAACTCAAAGTggcaagaataggtgaagaaatcgAGTGAGATGATAGAGTAAGAGACTAAGCAAGCTTTGGTTAAGCGACAGCTTGGACCATGTGCATTTTTCTAAGGTGAAGTGACTAGTATCAGGGGTTTCGAAGtatcatatctaagccttaccgagggaagcaatgcaatgcatttAATCTATTATGGTTGATAAAATGGATTGACTTAAGGATTCAAGTATACCTTATCATGTATGATGGAAAATTATaataagtcactagctcaacttggatgtgctcaagatgatagcaATGTTGTGAGCCCTCAAGTGAATATTGATCAAAGTATGGCATGGATGAAGACTTACAAGCTCAAATAGATGATATTATGTTTTATGCTTATTCTTCAGTATAGGCATGCCGTACTATCAAAGGGGATGCAACATTGgctaattgacaacaccaaaataCTTTTAGTTGACTTATGTGAGACTGGTCTTGAGAAAACCCTCGAGTATGTTAACTGTCCCAGGTCAGCTAACTAAGGTTAGTTCAGCCAATAAGTGGATTGAGAAAGTGTCTCTGAAAGTTTTGGGGCTAACTTAGCCAAACGAGACTAACTGGTTTGACAGACTGGTCTGGAGTTCTGAGTGCTAACGGATAGTTTTTCAAACCAGATCAGTTTGGCAACCGGTCTGACATGTTTGAGCAGGCgtaacggctagtttctagTGTGTGgaggtatttataccccttgtCCCCCTCCTTGGTGTGGGCTGCTGGTTCTACATGCATTTGTGACTATCTTGTGACTAGAAAAGTtctccccaacctctctttgtgagacttgagtgattcttgagaaatctttgagttgggttgagagagTGATCTTACGTGAGCTGAGaagagcaatccatagcttgagcacttgtggtttgTGTTGAGAAATCTGTTGAAGCATTTGTTATTCTTGAAGGTttgcctcctagacggctaggtgTCTCCGGCTAGCTCCTAAGATGTGGTGAGCAGCagcaagtttgtgagggctgcgATCTTGCCTCCACAATGAAAAAGATCATCTAGTGGAGATGAGGAAAGAggttgaaagagacccggcTTATTGGAAGTAGACTCGTATTCCAATGGGCTTCTCAACAGAAATGTAGAATTCATTgcggtgaatctgaacttcggaaAAAATAATCCTCGTGTCTTCATTTGGTTTGTCtcacttgttgatttctagcaaTTACTTGTGTTTCCGCTTCGATCTATTTGGGTGTGCTTATCTTTTGTCTTGTGTGCAGGAATTACTTAAACCTGCTAGAAATCATCTACAAAGTCATTCTCCAAGTTTGGTTGGTGCTAGAAGTCGAAGAGGGACACAAGCAACACTTGGTGTGTCACTTTGCCGTAGACCGATCTGACCGGTCTGAGAAACTGGTCTGGCCAGTTTGACTCTAGTAGTGCTAGTGGGTGGATTGAATTATGTTAATTGGTCAATTTacctattcaccccctctaggcgacatcTCGGTTCTTTCacatttaaaattttattttttaaataaaggaAACCAATGTGGTAAAACTTTAGTGAATATTACATTACGACTTACATTGGGCACCGTAACTACTTCGGTGATTATTACATTGCAAATTATTTGCGGCACTATAACAACTTCAATAATAGAATTTAGATATGGAAAGTTTTAATATAGAATGCATATCCACTCTAAAGGATGTGTTAATATCACTTCATTAAATTTAGACGAGGAAGCAACTTATGTCGACACTACATAGCAACTTCCATTGAATTTCGTAAGAGGTGGCAACTTTACGAAATATCTAGTACTAGGCACTTATGTACGAGTTGCGTGCCAACTTTAATTGGAATTTAGATGAAGTACTATTTTAATGACTATTTTGCACAATTTATATAGAAACTATGCCTAACTTAAACTAGAGCTTGTGTATAATTTAACCAATTGAAAATTGGTAATGATATGGATATATCTATTAAACTAGCTTAGCTGCCTGCTTTGTCACGTGTCACAATCGAAAAGCTTCCTTTACAAGCACATGTGAGAATTTCCTAGACGTCTTAAGGATTTTTTTCCTCAAACTACAAActaggcaggagagctgcgtcatttcattaagaaggaAAAGCATAGGAGCCAAATCAAAGTACAGGACTCACACCACACAAACACACAACAAAAGCTCACAGGCTTGCCACAGGGAGCTTATCACCAAAACGACCTGGCTAGACACCACAGCCTAAACAGCTCTGGAAAGCGACCAAGCAAGGAACTATTGAAGTTTAGAAGCTCCTGACGTCTTAAGGATTAACATGGaggttatgattttttttaattagtaatagtaagatatttAGTTTAACAATGTGCCGTGTTGGTGGGATATAAATGTAACCCATAAGACTTATCCAGGGAAAACTAAATAAAGTAATCACTCCATTAATTTTTTAGATGCCCATGCTCCAAGATTCAAAGTTATCAATCGTTGGACAACAATTAGCCTAACATTTGTAGTTTCTCTGGATTCATATTTGAGTACTTTCATATGGTGTCAATTGTATGGTAATGAGCAAtataacataaataaaataaaagttttTAAAGTTCAAAGTATGGACTAAGAGACAGGATCAGGTCAAATCACATCTTATGTTTTGAAATGTATGAAGTAGTTGGATTTGAGGGGGAAAGGGTTCAGTTTGGGCCCGTACCTCTTCATCATTGTCAGCATCGTTGTGGATAGTGCTGAGGAGTTTAGTGGCAAGCTCCTTTATCTGCGGCATCCTAGAGGCATTGGGTTTGTCACGCTGGAACAATTTCTTGAGCATACTCCACCATTTTTGGGGAGATCCCCTGTCTGGATCCGCGCCCTGTTTCCGATCAGCTAAGCACTTATCCCACACTTTGTCCAGCTCATTGCAGGTGTCGGCATACTGGCCTTGGCGGATTGGGCCGGGCAACATCTCAGGTTGTGCCATCAGAAGAAACATCATGTAGTTGGAGAGCACCCGGACTGCAGCAACAAGTTTCTCTTGGTGTCCAATCATCTTTGACTGAGAAAGGTAAACATCAGTAGCGATGTGCCAAGAAAGAATGCTATCGTCAAACGAATCATTGGTAACACTCGAGTAAGTAAGATAAGCAGAGTTCCTGTCTATCTTCATGGTTTCCAGAGTACCGACGCCTCGTGTGTGCCCTGCATTGAGCCCAGTAGCCTTTAGCAGCCGGTCCTTGATATCCGTTGCTGCTGAGGCTGGTATGGTGCCGGAGTAGTGGACTTTGTTCCACAAGTTCTGAAGGCCCAGCATGGCCGCCAATCTGTTGCCCAGCTCGGTCTTGTCGCGGGTGCACACGTGGAGCAAGTTGTACTGCCCCATGGAGCCTGACCACCTTCTCTTGCTCGCCGCCTTGGTGCGCCGGCGGAGGAAGGTGACGGCACCCAGAAGCCGCTCCCAGCCGCAGCAGTACATCAAGGCGCATGCCCAGGTCGACCCAATGGCCCTGGCTAATGATATGGTTTCCAAGGCCAAGGTCCCTGACAGCAAGGCATAGGTGATGCCGACATTGGCCTTGCCGCCACCACGCTTGTCGCTCGAGTAGTGGAACAGCATGAGTGCGGCGGCTGTCGCGAGCGGGGAGAAGACGAGTATAGTGTAGCCATACCATGTGTGGTCCACGGCAGCCTTGGTGTAGAGGATGTCATACATGAGGGACATATCCATCTCGACCAACCCAAACAAATCCTTGCTGGCGTAGCGAGTACTGCAATCCCCATTAAACTTGGACAAGTATAATGTTGCATCGGCAAACATACTCTTGCAGATGTGGAACAGGGAGTGAGCTCCCAGGAGAAGCTCCTCGTCACCAATACTCTTATTATCTTGATCTTTTCTTGGAGGCTCCTCGTCACCAATTGTACTGTTATCTTGATCTTTTCTAGGAAGCTCCTCATCACCAATAGTGCTACTGTCATCTTGATCTTTTCTTGGAGGCTCCTCATCACCATTATCTTGATCTTTTCTTGGATATGGCCACCGCAGCTTCCTCCAGTGACTAAGGTTGAATTCTTTCTCCCCATCGGGATACTTCAGGGCGCTCCGGATGCTGCTGATGTTAGCACGCCAAAGCGCCAATGTCCTCTCTCCATACTTGAGGATACCGACAACGAACACCAGCATAGCGGCGAGTAGGAGCAAGGTGCTGCCGTCTTTGATGTACTTGTAGATGACAAAGGCGGCTGCCAGGACCTGCACCAAGAGTGTGAGCAGGTGCCGGAGCCAGAGCCGGTTGTCTTCCAGGGCGTAGGCGGTGATGGTGCCTGGCCCCCCTAGGTGCACAAGGAGGAAGGGTGCCCAGAAGGCCAGCAGGTGCGGATCACGTGCCTTGCTGCTGGCCACGGACAGGTGTCCGAGGGTGTATATCGCCGTGGAGTCGGCCAGCTGGTACATGAGCCACAGGAGGAGCCTCACCGGAGCCGGGGACTTGCGCCGGCGAGTCTCCGCGAACACAAGCAGCAAGACTTGCAATGTGAAGCTCATGAGTACCAGGATTTGGATCCCCCAATCGTTCCACTGACGTGCTAACCCTTGAGCCATCCCAGCCTGCAGTTACAAGTCAAATCAACGACTCTCAAGATTACCAAATGCAACATTAGCGATTGAAATAAATGGAACAACTTACTAACGTTTACTTGTACAAATAAGGGAGGGAAGTCGCCGATGATACCAACTAACAGCAAGGGATTCAGGCGATTACAACGATCAGACCATAAGGCCTGCTGGCCTGAAAATGGAAATGGAATGCAATGCGCTAATCGCCTGTCCAGTGTGTACATATACCAGTACTCCTACTAAGCAGGCACATGATAAGGATTAATTTTTACAAACAAAAGAATGAAGACCTGATCTAGTCTTCCCTTTCATTAGCGGTATTTGCTCCTGCCAACGACCTagacagaaataaaaaaaaaaaagaccccATCTGGTCTTCCCTTGTATGAATATCAGGTCCATTGCTTTGGTATGCACTAATGCGACTAACCAACCGCTGACAACTACATACACCAATGAATCTTAGCATCTTGTTTGACCTGACCATCTTAGCATCTTGTTTGACCTGACCAATAGATGAGTATAGTCCCACAGAGAAGAGCATCTAGTTAACCATATGGACAATTTTAGCTTTGCATGAGCTAATGTAAAAATACTCTCCTATCCTGGCCCTGTGGATATGCCCGATCGAGCTTCCCCACTCATGTAGGCTCAGTGATCCAAACAGTCAATTAAACACCTTCGTATGATCATTTTATctaggaaaaagtccaaataGCCAACCGGACACTCTTTTTTTTGAGATCGTTGTGTCCAGTCAGTGTGCTTCCACCCATTCCAGGTATAGAATGCAGCTATATGAAGGCACGCTCCAAAAAGATACCTGACCACGTTAAGTTTTTAAACCTTCCGATTGTTGTTGCTAGGAGTGGTGCTGCTGTCACAAGGCAGTATGGCAAGTCAGGCCTTTTTTGCAATGCAGGAATTTGCAAGAATTTTACCGGGTGTTTGACAACATTAAATAGAAAACCTACATCTACATCTTCAAAGACTTGCATGCTAAATAGCAAACACACAGGGTTcactaataaaaaaataatgcgTCATGCTCAACTTAACCAAGAATTCATAATACAGTCACATGACAATAGATGAGGTCATTTGCATTGCACATAGAAGCAACCCGAAATTTCAGCTTGCAAGACATACTTACAGGTTTTGGAAAATTCGTAAAAGGTTCATAAATGGAGATGAGATATCTAGTCACATATATACatgcatataaaattcaagactAAATTCAACTCCATGTACTAGGTATTTTTCCCCATGATTCGTTAATTTAACAACTCATATATAGATGAAGTTGACTTTGATACTAAAATCTTATATGCTTGTGTGTCACCACCTACTCTAAAGTGTACCGGCCTGTGCAATAAGGGAGAGTAGATGGGGCATTTTTTTAATGGTCCAATCATTCTACATATATATACTCTCTGTTTTCTTGGTCTTTGAGCTTAAACAATGCACGCCTTTTAAATAGCAAGTAGCCGGGTTATCGAAAATAAAAGACGAAGACAAGACCCCATCTAGTCTCCCTTTGCATTGTTCTTCAATTTACCCCAGTCAATTTTAGCATTACACTCTGGACTGCATTAACAAATATAAACAAACAAAAGATCAGCTTTAGTCTTCCCTTTTAACTTATGTGACTAGTATTCTCTAGCCACTAGCCAGGTCCATTTTAGTAGAGCATTGCTCTTAGGACAAACACTAATGCAACCAACAAGTTGCGTAAGTACACGAAGGAATTGAATCTCAGCTCCGCGTTTGACCATCCTATGCTCTTAGCAGCGTGGACACAGCCAAAAAGCCGGCCAGCTGGTAACATGAGGGCCTTACACTGGAACCCAACTCCCAAATACAACTCTGCAGGCACACTGCAAAAGAAGATCGAAGCAGTCCCCCAAGCATTAGCTAACGGGGACAATCCGTCTATGCACGATTTTGCCAATGTGACAAGAGCCACACAACAGTGAGGAACTCGCCGCCATTATTGAGCTGCCTAGCATGGGAATCCCTACTGCAGTGGTGGGCAGCATAGCACAGCATCTCCAACCACACCCTAAAGATCACTTCCAACGTGGAGCCCGAGTCCGTTGCGAGAAGCCAGGAAGCAATTCCACGTCCATGGAAGAAAGCAGGCCCGTTATAACCCTTCGAGTTTGAAGCAAAAGGCGTAATAAATAAGTTAGCGCCCATAAATCATCATAAAGGGAAGATAATTTTAACTGATTTTTATGAACATATATGTAAACACCCTCAAAGTATTTTACCTAGAGAACGGGAACTATTACGGCCagttgtttttttatttttgcgaattaggatttttttattttttaagcaTTTTGAGGATTAATGTGGAGGCTCCAAAAGAAGCCTGTAATTGTTAATAGTAAGATATTTGGTTTTAAAATGTGTTATGCTTATAGAATATAATATATTCAAAGttaagatgatgatgatattctgTCAACATACTTGGATTTTGGACCATGTAAAACCGTGCCCTATGTTTTGAAATGGAGGATTGTATTTGAGGTGGTTGGGGTTCAGATTTGAAATGTATGAAATACTTGGATTTGAGGTGGTCGGGATTCAGATTGGGCTCGAACCTCTTCATGAATTGTGTCAGCATCGACGGTGAGGAATTTCGTGGCAAGCTCCTTTCTCTGCCGCATCCTGGAAGCATTGGGTTTGTCACTCTGGAACAGTTTCTTCAGCATACTCCACCACTTTTCGACGAGAGGTCCCTGATTCTGATTAGCTGAGCAGTGGCGATCCCACATTCTGTCCAAGTCATTAAAGGTGTCAACATACTGGCCTTGCTGGATTGGGCCGGTCAGCATCTCAGGTTGCGCTATCATCAGGAACATCATGTAATTGGAGAGAACTTGGACTGCCGCGACAAGTTTCTCTTCATGTTCAACCTTTGActcagaaaggtagacatcagTAGCAATGTGCCAAAAGAGAATGCTGTCGTCAAAGGCAAAATCGCTAAGAGTCGAGTGAATATATTGAGCAGAGTTTTTGAATATCCCCATGCCATTTAGAGCATGGATGCCTCGTGCTTTGGGATGGACGTAGGAAAACACGGGCAGCATCCGGTCCTTGAGATCTGTTGTTGAGATTGCTATGGTGCCAGAGTAGTGGACTTTGTTCCACCAGCTCCGAAGCCCCAGCTTCGCAGCCAGCCTGCCGCCAAGCTCGGTCCTGTCACGGGTGCACAGGTGGAGCAAGTTGTACTGACCCATGGAGCCTGACCACCTTCTCTTGCTTGCCGCCCCGATGCGCCGGCGGAGGTAAGTGACGGCACCTAGAAGTCGCTCCCACCCACAGCAGTACATCAAGGCGCACGCCCAGGTCGACCCGATGGCCCTAGCCACTGATATGGTCTCTAGGGCCAAGGTCCCTGACAGCAATGTATAGGTGATTCCGACATTAACCTTGCTCTTACCATGCTTGTCGCTCGAGTAGTGGAAGAGCAAGAGGGCGGCAGATGTTGCAAGCGGCGAGACAACAAGTATAGTGTAGCCATACCATGTGTGGACCACGGCAGCCTTGGTGTAGAGGATGTCGTACATGAGGGATAGCTCCATCTCGAGTAACCCGGACAAGTCCTTGCCACCGTACCACCTTGTGCAAGTCTGATCAAACTCGGACATGCGCTCTGTTGCGTCGACAAACCGAATCTTGCAGACGTGGAACAGGGAGTGAGCTCCCAGGAGAAGTTCCTCATCACCAAAACTTTTGTCTTGGTCGTCTTGTCTTGGATTTGGCCACCTCAGCTTCTTCCAATGACTACGATTGTATGCAGTCTCCCCCTTGGGATGTTTCAGAGTGCTCCGGATGCTGCTCGTGTTGCCACACCAGAGCGCCCATGTCCTCTCTCCGTACCTGAGGACACCGACGACGAACACCAGGATAGCTGCCAGTAGGAGCAAGGTCCGGCGACGGACGATGTACTTGTAGATGACGAAGGCGGCTCCCAGGATCTGCACGGAGAGAGTGAGCAGGTGCCGGAGCCACAGCCGATTGTCCTCCAAGGCATAGGCGGTGATGGTACCCGGGCCCCCAAGGTGTACCAGCAGGAATGGCGCCCAAAAGGCGACCAAGTGCTGGTCCTGTGCCTTGCTGCTGGCCACAGACAGGTGGCCAAGGGTGTATATCGCCGTGGAGTCAGCCAGCTGGTACATGAGCCACAGGAGAAGCCTCAGCGGAGCTGAGGATTTGCGCCGGCGAGTCTCGGCGAACGCAAGCAGCATGACTTGCAACGTAAAGCTGAAGAGGACCAGCACTTGGATCCCCCATTCGTTCCAGAAACGCGCTAAACCTTGAGCCATCCGGGATATCGCGGCCTACACTTAAAATTCAAACCAGCAGCTCAGAAGCTAGGATTACCAGATGCAACTGTAGCGATTGAAATACACAGGACCGTAATGTATAAAAATCATGTCCAAATAGCTCGGATGGCTCACAGACACAAGCCTATGCTTGCTTATTTTGCCTCATCAAcaataaataaacaaaaaaaaaagactatgTACTTCTGAAGTCTGAAATTCATTACTAGTACAAAGGAAAATGAGTAAAAGCAAAAGCTTATGTCAGACCGATGCAATTTAGTGGAACAGATTACCTTACTACAAATGGATCAGAATCAGATCGGAGGGAAATCACCGATAGCAGCTAAGAGGAACAGACTTATCCTTGCTCTCCCCGGCGATTGGCTAGAACGATTGCTAGCAATGGAACGCGATGCTCCATTGCTAAGAAGGACCGAAATTGAAGACCAGTGCAAAGGGAGACTAGATGGGTCCTTTTCTTATGGTCCAATCGGTCTACACATATATTACTCTCGTTTTCTTGGCCTTTGAGCTTAAAAAATGCACGCCTTTTAAATAGCTAGTAGCTGGgttaataaaaataaaagacgAACAAAAGACCCCATCTAGTCTCTGCATTGATCTTTAATTTACTCCGGTCAATTTTAGTATTACACTCCGGGCTGCATATATAAACAGAAACAAACAAAAGATCGGCTTTAGTCTTCCCCTTTCAATTTATAATATGGCTAGTATTCTCTAACCAGGTCCATTAGTAGAGACAAACACTGATGGCACCAACAAGTGTGTTATATACACGAAGGAATCTCAGCTCCATGTTTGACCATCTTAGGCTCTTAATCTCTTGTTAGCTAGGGACTGGACACAGCCAAAAGGCCAGCTGGCCACATGAAGGTTTACACTAGAACCCAACTTCCAAATACAACTCTTCTTACATTTCTAATGACCTTTTCAATGGAAATATTGATATAGAGAAGAATTCATTGTACCTGGCAATTGAATAGGCTAATTTGTTTCCTGATGTATATCATTTCTCTGCAGCCAATCCGTACTCTCACCAAGACGCACAGTTTCCTGGTTGCATGAAAGCATTAACTTATCATTTGTCGGTCTTGATCCCATTTGATTGTTCCGAAAAGTAACCGGTTTATGCTTATTGGCATCACAATGGC
The genomic region above belongs to Setaria italica strain Yugu1 chromosome VI, Setaria_italica_v2.0, whole genome shotgun sequence and contains:
- the LOC101770604 gene encoding uncharacterized protein LOC101770604, giving the protein MAQGLARFWNEWGIQVLVLFSFTLQVMLLAFAETRRRKSSAPLRLLLWLMYQLADSTAIYTLGHLSVASSKAQDQHLVAFWAPFLLVHLGGPGTITAYALEDNRLWLRHLLTLSVQILGAAFVIYKYIVRRRTLLLLAAILVFVVGVLRYGERTWALWCGNTSSIRSTLKHPKGETAYNRSHWKKLRWPNPRQDDQDKSFGDEELLLGAHSLFHVCKIRFVDATERMSEFDQTCTRWYGGKDLSGLLEMELSLMYDILYTKAAVVHTWYGYTILVVSPLATSAALLLFHYSSDKHGKSKVNVGITYTLLSGTLALETISVARAIGSTWACALMYCCGWERLLGAVTYLRRRIGAASKRRWSGSMGQYNLLHLCTRDRTELGGRLAAKLGLRSWWNKVHYSGTIAISTTDLKDRMLPVFSYVHPKARGIHALNGMGIFKNSAQYIHSTLSDFAFDDSILFWHIATDVYLSESKVEHEEKLVAAVQVLSNYMMFLMIAQPEMLTGPIQQGQYVDTFNDLDRMWDRHCSANQNQGPLVEKWWSMLKKLFQSDKPNASRMRQRKELATKFLTVDADTIHEEGYNGPAFFHGRGIASWLLATDSGSTLEVIFRVWLEMLCYAAHHCSRDSHARQLNNGGEFLTVVWLLSHWQNRA
- the LOC101770210 gene encoding uncharacterized protein LOC101770210 yields the protein MSFTLQVLLLVFAETRRRKSPAPVRLLLWLMYQLADSTAIYTLGHLSVASSKARDPHLLAFWAPFLLVHLGGPGTITAYALEDNRLWLRHLLTLLVQVLAAAFVIYKYIKDGSTLLLLAAMLVFVVGILKYGERTLALWRANISSIRSALKYPDGEKEFNLSHWRKLRWPYPRKDQDNGDEEPPRKDQDDSSTIGDEELPRKDQDNSTIGDEEPPRKDQDNKSIGDEELLLGAHSLFHICKSMFADATLYLSKFNGDCSTRYASKDLFGLVEMDMSLMYDILYTKAAVDHTWYGYTILVFSPLATAAALMLFHYSSDKRGGGKANVGITYALLSGTLALETISLARAIGSTWACALMYCCGWERLLGAVTFLRRRTKAASKRRWSGSMGQYNLLHVCTRDKTELGNRLAAMLGLQNLWNKVHYSGTIPASAATDIKDRLLKATGLNAGHTRGVGTLETMKIDRNSAYLTYSSVTNDSFDDSILSWHIATDVYLSQSKMIGHQEKLVAAVRVLSNYMMFLLMAQPEMLPGPIRQGQYADTCNELDKVWDKCLADRKQGADPDRGSPQKWWSMLKKLFQRDKPNASRMPQIKELATKLLSTIHNDADNDEEDPGFAPVFFLIARPAIEGPRLAEEFLAMDSDSFLEVIFYVWLEMLCYAAHHCDRDSHARRLNNGGEFITVVWLAIHQQQHIGTVG